A genome region from Fibrobacter sp. includes the following:
- the rpmD gene encoding 50S ribosomal protein L30, with translation MKKVRITLIKGTVRRLPMHRANVAALGLRKIGQSVEHNLTPSIQGMINAVADMVKVEEI, from the coding sequence ATGAAGAAAGTTCGTATTACTTTGATCAAGGGTACTGTCCGTCGTCTCCCGATGCACCGTGCAAACGTTGCTGCACTCGGCCTCCGCAAGATCGGACAATCTGTTGAACACAATCTGACCCCCTCCATCCAGGGCATGATCAATGCCGTGGCTGACATGGTCAAGGTCGAGGAGATCTAA